One window of Nostoc sp. C052 genomic DNA carries:
- a CDS encoding DNA methyltransferase codes for MTVKTIKDISNPDTYKGMYSFHKYWGKKPTESIAFFIQNYTNESDIVIDPFLGSGFISRECLYQKRRFIGIDINPFAIDLKVTYFPSEYLKGT; via the coding sequence ATGACTGTAAAGACCATAAAAGATATTAGCAATCCTGATACCTATAAAGGTATGTATTCTTTCCATAAATACTGGGGTAAAAAGCCAACTGAAAGTATTGCTTTTTTTATACAAAACTATACAAATGAGTCAGATATAGTTATTGATCCATTTTTAGGTTCAGGTTTTATTAGTAGAGAATGTTTGTACCAAAAAAGGAGATTTATTGGAATTGATATTAATCCTTTCGCAATTGATTTAAAGGTTACTTATTTTCCATCAGAATATTTAAAAGGAACTTAG